In a genomic window of Pseudomonas putida:
- a CDS encoding VOC family protein, with the protein MDLKFSHVDVLVNNLDEACAYYAQILNARISKTLVWERGGLHVRYAIALIGQERFMLVQPLAGNLKELLDASGEGMIYRHCYSTPDIEKAYDELVVAGVQPEDENAKPLARENLQSPSGTRIIWLPKRFGHFSIEILEEKALEAFIDAAFS; encoded by the coding sequence ATGGATCTGAAGTTCAGTCACGTAGATGTACTGGTTAATAATCTTGACGAAGCCTGCGCTTACTACGCACAGATACTCAATGCCAGGATTTCCAAAACGCTCGTCTGGGAACGCGGCGGCCTGCACGTGCGCTATGCGATTGCGCTGATCGGTCAAGAGCGTTTCATGTTGGTGCAGCCATTGGCGGGGAACCTGAAGGAGCTATTGGACGCCTCGGGAGAGGGGATGATTTATCGCCACTGTTATTCGACACCGGATATCGAGAAGGCCTACGACGAGTTGGTGGTCGCCGGTGTTCAGCCAGAAGACGAAAACGCAAAGCCACTGGCCCGCGAGAACCTGCAATCGCCGTCCGGGACACGCATTATCTGGTTGCCCAAGCGCTTCGGGCACTTCTCTATTGAAATCCTGGAAGAAAAGGCGTTGGAGGCATTTATAGACGCTGCATTTTCCTGA
- the dapF gene encoding diaminopimelate epimerase, with the protein MPLSFHKMHANGDDFVIVDSRNSPNPITSNVARRMGDRNRGIGFNQLAVVLDCDDADARLIFWNADGSTLDACGSATRGAADMLMRESNKTSVALRTNRGLLTCERTLTGAISVNMGKPLSAWSDIPLAQEMDTLVLPLAGAPTACSMGNPHCTYFVDDLTAIEIATIGPTVETNPLFPLRTNVHYVQIIDRKHIRLRIWERGGGIPLGSGSCSCGAAVNGIRRGLLDNCVEVECDGGAVTVQWDGVGSVFLTGPVETTFSGIIADALLKA; encoded by the coding sequence ATGCCGCTGAGCTTTCATAAAATGCACGCCAATGGCGATGATTTCGTTATCGTGGACTCGCGAAACTCACCCAATCCCATCACCAGCAATGTGGCTCGGCGAATGGGAGATCGGAACCGAGGAATTGGCTTCAATCAACTCGCGGTGGTGCTCGATTGCGATGATGCAGATGCGCGTTTGATATTCTGGAATGCAGATGGCTCAACACTGGACGCTTGCGGCAGCGCAACGCGGGGGGCCGCGGATATGTTGATGCGCGAATCCAATAAGACTTCGGTAGCACTGCGAACCAATCGTGGCCTGCTGACTTGCGAACGAACTTTAACCGGCGCCATTTCTGTCAACATGGGAAAGCCGCTTTCGGCTTGGTCAGATATTCCTCTGGCCCAAGAAATGGACACTTTAGTGTTGCCACTTGCCGGTGCCCCAACAGCTTGCAGCATGGGAAATCCGCACTGCACCTATTTTGTGGATGACCTGACAGCCATTGAGATAGCGACGATTGGACCGACAGTTGAAACAAACCCTTTGTTTCCCCTCAGGACAAACGTGCATTACGTCCAGATCATTGACCGAAAGCACATCCGGTTGCGAATTTGGGAGCGCGGGGGTGGTATCCCGCTGGGTTCAGGCTCCTGCTCTTGTGGCGCCGCGGTTAACGGCATTCGTCGTGGCTTGTTAGACAATTGCGTTGAGGTTGAATGTGACGGCGGAGCTGTAACAGTTCAATGGGACGGCGTGGGATCAGTCTTTCTAACCGGGCCGGTTGAGACGACTTTTTCAGGAATAATCGCGGATGCTTTGTTGAAAGCTTGA
- the pgi gene encoding glucose-6-phosphate isomerase, with product MAYYRTPHDVTALPAWQALNDHRQAMQDFSMREAFNADPQRFTQFTLSSCGLFLDYSKNLISAETRNLLVGLANEVDLKGAIKSLFDGEIVNASEGRPALHTALRRPVGDKLSVNGVNVMPEVHKVLNQMTDLVGRIHDGLWRGYTEKPITDVVNIGIGGSFLGPELVSEALLAYAQKGVRCHYLANIDGSEFHELAMKLRAETTLFIVSSKSFNTLETLKNAQAARAWYLAQGGSEAELHRHFIAVSSNNAAAVAFGIREENIFPMWDWVGGRYSLWSAIGLPIALAIGMSNFKELLSGAYTMDQHFQSAPFEQNMPVLLALLGVWYGNFWGAQSHAILPYDHYLRNITKHLQQLDMESNGKRVRQDGQPVSTDTGPVIWGGVGCNGQHAYHQLLHQGTQLIPADFIVPIVSFNPVADHHQWLYANCLSQSQALMLGKTLAEAEAELRDKGMSDADVQKLAAHKVIPGNRPSNTLVVERISPRRLGALVAMYEHKVFVQSVIWGINAFDQWGVELGKELGKGVYNRLVGSEETPAEDPSTQGLINYFRGRHRG from the coding sequence ATGGCGTACTACCGCACTCCTCATGACGTTACCGCTCTGCCCGCCTGGCAGGCGTTGAATGACCACCGCCAAGCCATGCAGGATTTCAGCATGCGCGAGGCCTTCAATGCCGATCCGCAGCGTTTCACTCAATTCACCCTCAGCAGCTGCGGCCTGTTTCTCGACTATTCGAAGAACCTGATCAGCGCCGAGACCCGTAACCTGCTGGTGGGCCTGGCCAACGAAGTCGACCTCAAGGGTGCGATCAAATCGCTGTTCGACGGCGAGATCGTCAACGCCTCCGAAGGCCGCCCTGCCCTGCACACCGCCCTGCGTCGTCCGGTTGGCGACAAGCTGTCGGTCAACGGCGTCAACGTGATGCCGGAAGTGCACAAGGTCCTCAACCAGATGACCGACCTGGTGGGCCGCATCCACGACGGTCTGTGGCGCGGTTACACCGAGAAGCCGATTACTGACGTGGTGAACATCGGTATCGGTGGTTCCTTCCTTGGCCCGGAGCTGGTGTCCGAGGCCCTGCTGGCCTACGCCCAGAAAGGCGTGCGCTGCCACTACCTGGCGAACATCGACGGCAGCGAGTTCCACGAGCTGGCCATGAAGCTGCGTGCCGAGACCACGCTGTTCATCGTGTCGTCGAAATCCTTCAACACCCTCGAAACCCTGAAAAACGCCCAGGCCGCCCGCGCCTGGTACCTGGCCCAGGGTGGCTCGGAAGCGGAGCTGCATCGTCACTTCATCGCGGTATCGAGCAACAACGCCGCCGCCGTGGCCTTCGGTATCCGTGAAGAGAACATCTTCCCGATGTGGGACTGGGTTGGCGGGCGTTACTCGCTGTGGTCGGCCATCGGTTTGCCGATTGCCCTGGCCATCGGCATGTCGAACTTCAAGGAGCTGCTGTCCGGTGCCTACACCATGGACCAGCATTTCCAGAGCGCGCCTTTCGAACAGAACATGCCGGTGCTGCTGGCACTGCTCGGCGTCTGGTACGGCAACTTCTGGGGCGCGCAGAGCCACGCGATCCTGCCGTACGACCACTACCTGCGTAACATCACCAAGCACCTGCAGCAGCTGGACATGGAGTCCAACGGCAAGCGCGTGCGCCAGGACGGCCAGCCGGTTTCCACCGACACCGGTCCTGTGATCTGGGGCGGCGTGGGTTGCAACGGTCAGCACGCGTACCACCAACTGCTGCACCAGGGCACCCAACTGATCCCGGCCGACTTCATCGTGCCGATCGTCAGCTTCAACCCGGTGGCCGACCACCACCAGTGGCTGTACGCCAACTGCCTGTCCCAGAGCCAGGCGCTGATGCTCGGCAAGACCCTGGCCGAAGCCGAAGCCGAACTGCGCGACAAAGGCATGAGCGATGCCGACGTGCAGAAACTCGCCGCGCACAAAGTGATTCCGGGCAACCGCCCGAGCAACACCCTGGTGGTCGAACGTATCAGCCCTCGCCGCCTCGGCGCGCTGGTGGCGATGTACGAGCACAAGGTCTTCGTGCAAAGCGTGATCTGGGGCATCAACGCCTTCGACCAGTGGGGCGTGGAGCTGGGCAAGGAGCTGGGCAAGGGCGTTTACAACCGCCTGGTCGGCAGCGAGGAAACCCCGGCTGAAGATCCGTCCACCCAAGGCCTGATCAACTACTTCCGTGGGCGTCACCGCGGCTGA
- a CDS encoding choline dehydrogenase — protein sequence MVNKVNEFDYVIVGAGSAGCVLANRLTEDSSVTVCLIEAGPSDKSIFIKMPAALTFPIESDVFNWKFESEPEPELHDRVIGQARGRCLGGSSSINGMVYVRGSEHDYDHWRTLGVEGWDFADCLPFFRKMESFENGADPVRGADGPITVVRSKADHPLYQSFLDAGQQFGLDDAGDYNSGNQEGVHVTQTTIRDGVRCSTSLAYLKPAIRRPNLTVLTNCLVKRVNLEGSVACGVTVQHKGEQKIIHAAREVVLCAGTIGSPHLLMLSGIGNRDDLAAHGVVSRVHLPGVGADLQDHVVAPLRFKSPSGVSICKELNTLGRLKLGVQWSLFKTGLGATPFFEVGSFFKSSDDVDYFNMQHEFLPFLADFQSGKVHIADGFQYFVSQMRPHSRGSITLRTADPRHKPVIRFNYLTDQRDVTQMVDGIRKTLEMVEQPAWSRYRGESVDTPGLKATDSELAAWLRQVANTEHHPTSTCRMGSDDMAVTDSQGRVHGVSRLRVVDGSILPRVPTANINAPIIMAAEKIAAVMCAR from the coding sequence ATGGTCAATAAGGTTAACGAATTTGATTACGTCATCGTCGGTGCAGGATCGGCAGGCTGTGTCCTGGCCAACCGCCTGACCGAAGACTCCAGCGTGACGGTCTGCCTGATCGAGGCCGGACCCAGCGATAAAAGTATTTTTATCAAGATGCCCGCCGCCCTGACCTTTCCCATTGAAAGCGATGTATTCAATTGGAAATTCGAGAGCGAACCCGAGCCCGAACTGCACGACCGGGTAATCGGCCAGGCACGCGGCCGTTGCCTGGGTGGCAGCTCATCAATCAACGGCATGGTGTATGTCCGAGGCAGCGAACACGACTATGACCATTGGCGCACGCTGGGCGTCGAAGGTTGGGATTTTGCCGATTGCCTGCCGTTCTTCCGCAAGATGGAAAGTTTCGAAAATGGCGCCGACCCGGTGCGGGGTGCGGACGGCCCGATTACCGTGGTGCGCAGTAAGGCTGACCATCCGCTGTATCAGTCGTTTCTGGACGCCGGCCAGCAATTCGGCCTGGACGACGCCGGCGACTACAACAGCGGCAATCAGGAAGGTGTACACGTCACGCAGACCACCATCCGCGATGGTGTGCGCTGCAGCACAAGTCTCGCTTATTTGAAACCGGCGATCCGCCGACCGAACCTGACGGTCCTGACCAATTGCCTGGTCAAGCGTGTGAACCTGGAAGGCAGTGTCGCCTGTGGCGTCACGGTGCAGCACAAGGGCGAACAGAAAATCATCCACGCTGCCCGAGAAGTCGTGCTTTGCGCCGGCACCATCGGCTCGCCTCACCTGCTGATGCTGTCGGGTATCGGCAACCGCGATGACCTTGCCGCCCATGGCGTTGTATCCCGAGTGCACCTGCCCGGTGTCGGTGCCGACTTGCAGGACCATGTGGTGGCGCCGTTGCGCTTCAAGTCACCTTCGGGCGTATCCATTTGCAAAGAGCTGAATACCTTGGGTCGATTGAAGCTCGGGGTGCAGTGGTCACTGTTCAAGACTGGCCTCGGGGCCACGCCGTTCTTCGAAGTGGGGTCATTCTTCAAGAGCAGCGACGACGTCGACTACTTCAATATGCAGCATGAATTCCTGCCCTTCCTCGCGGACTTCCAGTCCGGCAAGGTGCATATCGCCGACGGTTTCCAATACTTTGTCAGCCAGATGCGCCCGCACAGTCGCGGCAGCATCACGTTGCGCACGGCCGATCCACGTCACAAACCGGTGATTCGCTTCAACTACCTGACCGATCAACGCGACGTTACACAGATGGTCGATGGCATTCGCAAAACCCTGGAAATGGTCGAGCAGCCGGCCTGGTCGCGTTATCGCGGTGAATCGGTGGACACCCCCGGCCTCAAGGCGACAGATAGCGAGCTGGCCGCGTGGCTACGCCAGGTGGCCAACACCGAGCACCACCCCACCAGTACGTGCCGCATGGGCTCGGACGACATGGCTGTCACCGACAGCCAAGGACGCGTGCATGGTGTGAGTCGCCTGCGAGTGGTCGATGGCTCCATCCTTCCTCGCGTGCCGACAGCCAATATCAATGCTCCGATCATCATGGCGGCGGAGAAAATTGCCGCCGTAATGTGCGCCCGCTAA
- a CDS encoding APC family permease — MNDDHPHSTPATGLQSNSVGLVTVLMQSIAQIAPAVGVLTTIAFNTQQAGLGAPSAYIAAFIIGLIVAVSLAQLGKHFPSAGGFYTYVSATVGPSAGFMVGWLYSWIVALIPGGLAAFTGYVLQTEISKNYGIDVPWQYTAAAILLVVGYIAYKGIKTSGKMLTLLSVVEMLIVAALAMGGLISPGEGGVSLAGFNPANSTSSHGFFLAVVLSIFAFTGWEGAAAVAEEARNPRKVIPQAIIGSLILLGVYYVFCAWGIQTGWGIAHLDTLADSKDSPAFAVAHRLWGNGWILILLALLNSGIAVCIACTVDSTRNWYAMARAEAIPGWLKKIHPVHRTPHAAILTQTILALVVALVGGSFMQPDQAFFLLATLATIIYVFVYFMGNIGVARFFTTVMRKDLNVIVHILFPIISTIALFAVLYYSLVPLPEPPVGYAPIAFVVLMILGLWRLVHLKRSGSDTWKTLSRYVVENENRAGASSQPASSAAHLSAARKA; from the coding sequence ATGAACGATGATCACCCCCACTCCACGCCGGCGACCGGTTTGCAAAGTAACTCCGTCGGTCTGGTTACCGTGCTGATGCAAAGCATTGCCCAGATCGCCCCCGCTGTCGGCGTACTCACCACGATTGCATTCAATACCCAGCAAGCGGGCCTCGGCGCGCCCTCGGCCTACATCGCAGCCTTTATCATCGGCCTGATCGTGGCCGTGTCCCTGGCGCAATTGGGCAAGCATTTTCCTTCCGCAGGCGGTTTCTACACCTACGTCAGCGCCACGGTCGGCCCAAGTGCCGGCTTCATGGTTGGCTGGCTCTATTCCTGGATCGTGGCGCTGATTCCAGGGGGGCTGGCCGCGTTTACCGGGTACGTTCTGCAAACTGAAATCAGCAAGAACTATGGAATCGACGTTCCGTGGCAGTACACCGCGGCCGCCATCCTGCTAGTCGTCGGCTACATCGCCTATAAAGGCATCAAGACCTCCGGAAAGATGTTGACCTTGTTGTCTGTGGTAGAGATGTTGATCGTCGCGGCGCTGGCGATGGGCGGACTGATCTCTCCGGGTGAAGGCGGCGTGTCGCTGGCAGGTTTCAATCCGGCCAACAGCACCAGCTCCCACGGTTTTTTCCTGGCGGTCGTGTTGTCGATTTTCGCTTTCACAGGCTGGGAAGGCGCAGCGGCCGTGGCCGAAGAGGCGCGCAACCCGCGCAAGGTTATCCCGCAGGCCATCATCGGTTCGTTGATTCTCCTGGGTGTCTATTACGTGTTCTGCGCCTGGGGCATTCAGACCGGCTGGGGCATTGCGCACCTTGATACGCTGGCCGACTCGAAGGACAGCCCGGCGTTTGCCGTCGCTCATCGACTCTGGGGCAATGGCTGGATTCTGATTCTGCTGGCGCTGCTCAACTCCGGCATTGCGGTGTGCATCGCTTGCACCGTGGACTCGACCCGCAACTGGTACGCCATGGCCCGCGCAGAAGCGATTCCTGGTTGGTTGAAAAAAATTCACCCCGTGCACCGCACCCCTCACGCGGCGATCCTGACTCAAACGATTCTGGCGTTGGTCGTCGCGCTGGTGGGCGGCAGTTTCATGCAACCCGATCAGGCCTTTTTCCTGCTGGCGACACTGGCAACCATCATTTACGTGTTCGTCTACTTCATGGGCAACATTGGCGTCGCTCGCTTTTTCACGACGGTCATGCGCAAGGACTTGAACGTCATCGTGCACATCCTGTTCCCAATCATCTCGACCATCGCGCTGTTCGCCGTTCTTTACTACTCGCTTGTGCCGCTGCCGGAACCTCCAGTGGGTTACGCACCGATCGCTTTCGTCGTGCTGATGATTCTCGGCCTATGGCGTCTGGTACATCTCAAGCGCAGCGGCAGTGACACCTGGAAGACGCTATCCAGGTACGTGGTGGAGAACGAAAACCGCGCCGGCGCTTCATCACAACCGGCGTCATCTGCCGCGCATCTGTCTGCGGCACGAAAGGCCTGA
- a CDS encoding SIS domain-containing protein, translated as MPFSASPYELDINDQIAALDDQLAYRLPAALAELDLASYDRIILTGMGSSDYTALPIERDFAARGLPVWRIDAGRLLDFPQLITSNTLLWATSQSGMSGEIVSLLSQLTGTKRPKTIIGVTNAENSALAQACDILVALKSGAEATVSSKSYINTLVAQARVALALRGESEAPLLATLHDFRQHMASLIKDRQRVQQLTDIAFDNAEPRLALVGIGADGATAMTGALILKEACKVMAEGYLGGEFRHGPLETSGPGMIALLIGDGTDSTLETLAQDLLANGTTVVTIGPKAYAQSELLSTSGQDELTRLIAGILYIQHFTVTFARARGLVPGEFLYGNKITVKL; from the coding sequence ATGCCTTTTTCTGCCAGTCCTTATGAACTCGACATTAACGACCAAATCGCTGCGTTGGATGATCAGTTGGCTTACAGGTTGCCTGCCGCACTGGCTGAACTGGACTTGGCCTCCTATGACCGCATCATTCTCACGGGCATGGGCTCTTCCGATTACACCGCGCTGCCAATCGAACGTGACTTTGCTGCCCGTGGCTTGCCAGTCTGGCGCATCGATGCGGGCCGCTTGCTGGATTTCCCGCAACTGATCACCTCTAACACTTTGTTGTGGGCGACTTCGCAGTCCGGTATGAGCGGTGAGATTGTGTCGTTGTTGTCGCAGTTGACCGGTACGAAACGGCCGAAAACCATCATTGGTGTCACCAACGCAGAAAACAGCGCACTGGCGCAGGCCTGCGATATTTTGGTGGCGCTCAAATCCGGGGCTGAAGCGACGGTCAGCTCTAAAAGCTACATCAACACCCTGGTCGCACAAGCCCGCGTGGCCCTGGCGCTGCGGGGCGAAAGTGAAGCGCCGCTATTGGCGACACTGCACGATTTTCGGCAGCACATGGCGAGCCTGATCAAGGACCGCCAACGCGTTCAACAACTGACAGACATCGCTTTTGATAATGCTGAGCCGCGCTTGGCGTTGGTGGGAATTGGTGCCGATGGCGCCACGGCGATGACAGGGGCACTGATTTTGAAGGAAGCGTGCAAGGTCATGGCCGAAGGATATCTGGGCGGAGAGTTCCGTCACGGACCACTGGAAACCTCAGGCCCCGGCATGATTGCTTTGTTGATCGGTGACGGCACGGACAGCACCCTGGAAACCCTCGCCCAGGATTTGCTCGCCAATGGTACGACCGTGGTGACCATCGGGCCAAAGGCTTATGCTCAAAGCGAACTGTTGTCTACCAGCGGGCAGGATGAATTGACCCGCCTGATCGCCGGAATTCTTTACATCCAGCACTTTACAGTGACCTTCGCGCGGGCACGCGGCCTGGTCCCGGGTGAATTTCTCTATGGCAATAAGATCACGGTGAAACTATGA
- a CDS encoding ROK family protein, whose protein sequence is MSWAGEGGVWAGVDIGGTGIRVVILENRREIAAVTVSTSSFERFDRQNRSLELARVILALVPNGKTLLSLGVGASGPVDTAAGVIENPSTLPTFSALPLVTELSAYLQVPVRIDNDAVTAALGEFHLGAGAGSKRMLAVTLGTGVGVALLLDGQPLRMANGAHPEGGHIPVGHSDTPCYCGVSGCWETLASRTWLQAELTRLAPGIAYEQHDLGFYRDLCQNDSRIAQLFQQYGHQVGRGLGALMSLYGPDLTVLSGSAAQLFPLYEDAVQASLVRSKGFELSTRIVISALGDGAGAIGAALLS, encoded by the coding sequence ATGAGTTGGGCAGGCGAGGGTGGTGTTTGGGCTGGCGTCGACATCGGCGGCACGGGCATTCGCGTGGTCATCCTTGAAAATCGTCGAGAAATCGCTGCGGTCACCGTGTCCACATCTTCCTTCGAGCGATTCGACCGTCAAAATCGCTCATTGGAATTGGCTCGTGTCATCCTCGCACTTGTGCCGAACGGCAAAACCCTGCTGTCGTTGGGAGTCGGCGCCAGTGGGCCGGTGGATACGGCGGCCGGGGTCATCGAGAACCCCAGTACATTGCCGACGTTTTCGGCATTGCCTCTGGTAACTGAGTTGTCGGCGTATCTGCAGGTGCCGGTGCGTATCGATAATGACGCGGTGACGGCAGCCTTGGGCGAGTTCCATTTGGGCGCCGGTGCAGGCAGCAAAAGAATGCTCGCCGTCACGCTGGGAACCGGTGTCGGCGTGGCCTTGCTGCTCGATGGCCAGCCGTTACGAATGGCGAACGGTGCGCACCCGGAAGGCGGGCATATTCCCGTCGGTCACTCAGACACCCCTTGCTACTGTGGTGTGTCCGGTTGCTGGGAAACCCTGGCCTCACGTACCTGGTTACAGGCCGAACTGACGAGGCTGGCGCCTGGTATCGCCTATGAGCAGCATGACTTGGGTTTCTATCGAGACCTTTGTCAAAACGATTCCCGTATCGCCCAGCTGTTTCAGCAGTACGGGCATCAGGTCGGCAGGGGCCTGGGGGCGTTGATGTCGCTCTACGGGCCAGATCTGACCGTGTTGAGCGGCAGTGCGGCGCAGCTTTTTCCGCTCTACGAAGACGCGGTCCAGGCATCGTTGGTGCGTTCAAAAGGCTTCGAGTTAAGCACGCGTATCGTGATATCCGCGTTGGGTGATGGCGCGGGTGCCATAGGCGCTGCGCTTTTGTCTTGA
- a CDS encoding DeoR/GlpR family DNA-binding transcription regulator: protein MTASERRLQIVELIKERGYVNAAELSEMFSVDSSTIRRDLSFLENSGKLIRTHGGVLPSQDADQGDTPYNVRRSMHEQGKAAIALAALEYIQDGQSIILDNGSTVFQLALALKARKNITVITNDLMIAMQLSQHPSITLHVAGGMMLNNVFTLVGPDTVQKFENIHTDWAFLGAEGVHPESGITNINTVEIPIKQAMIASANQTIVLADSSKLGYKAFSHVCSLDAITRVITDDQQTIKHRHCYADKLEVVSVRKVAGGVSS, encoded by the coding sequence ATGACAGCGTCCGAACGGCGGCTCCAGATCGTGGAACTCATAAAAGAACGTGGCTACGTCAATGCCGCCGAGTTGTCCGAAATGTTCTCGGTCGACAGTTCCACCATCCGCCGGGACCTGTCATTCCTGGAGAACAGCGGCAAGCTGATTCGTACCCACGGCGGTGTGCTTCCGTCGCAGGATGCTGATCAAGGTGATACGCCGTACAACGTACGACGCAGCATGCATGAGCAGGGCAAAGCTGCGATTGCCTTGGCCGCACTCGAATACATCCAGGACGGTCAATCGATCATTCTCGACAACGGCTCGACGGTGTTTCAGTTGGCGCTGGCACTGAAAGCGCGTAAGAACATCACGGTCATTACCAATGACCTGATGATCGCGATGCAGCTCTCCCAGCACCCGAGTATTACCCTGCATGTCGCTGGCGGCATGATGCTCAACAATGTGTTCACCCTGGTGGGACCCGACACCGTGCAAAAATTCGAGAACATCCACACTGACTGGGCGTTCCTGGGGGCTGAGGGCGTGCATCCGGAAAGTGGTATCACCAATATCAACACGGTCGAAATTCCAATCAAGCAGGCGATGATCGCCTCGGCGAATCAGACCATCGTTCTAGCCGATAGCTCCAAGCTTGGATACAAGGCCTTTTCGCATGTTTGTAGCCTGGACGCGATTACCAGAGTCATTACGGATGATCAGCAAACTATCAAGCATCGCCATTGCTATGCCGACAAGCTTGAGGTTGTATCGGTCCGTAAGGTCGCAGGTGGAGTGAGTTCGTAG
- the yghU gene encoding glutathione-dependent disulfide-bond oxidoreductase produces the protein MTDNALDNQPAGYVPDKVWQPKTNYGGQFASINRPESGARFEQALPVGKHPLQLYSQGTPNGQKVTILLEELLALGHSGAEYDAWLIDIFNGDQFGSGFVGINPNSKIPALVDLSTNPVTPVFESGSILVYLAERFGAFLPTEPRARTQTFNWLMWQMGTAPFVGGGLGHFYAYAPIKIEYAIDRYAMETKRQLHVLDTHLAAHEYLAGDQYTIADMAVWPWHPGSLFGVYGTAEFLAVEQYTHLMRWYNAIAKRPAVIRGRIVNRTSGAAGEFLPERHDASDFDGLMKERVSD, from the coding sequence GTGACAGACAACGCCCTCGATAATCAGCCCGCCGGGTATGTGCCGGATAAAGTCTGGCAGCCTAAAACCAACTACGGCGGTCAATTCGCAAGCATCAATCGCCCCGAGTCGGGCGCCAGGTTCGAACAGGCTCTCCCGGTCGGCAAACACCCGCTTCAGCTGTATTCCCAAGGCACCCCCAATGGCCAGAAGGTGACCATTCTGCTGGAGGAGCTGCTGGCTCTGGGGCATTCGGGAGCGGAGTACGACGCCTGGCTGATCGACATTTTCAACGGGGATCAGTTTGGCAGCGGCTTCGTCGGCATCAATCCCAACTCAAAGATTCCGGCGTTGGTGGACCTGTCCACAAACCCGGTTACGCCAGTCTTCGAGAGTGGATCGATTCTGGTCTACCTGGCCGAACGGTTCGGCGCATTCCTGCCCACCGAACCCCGGGCGCGCACGCAGACCTTCAACTGGCTGATGTGGCAGATGGGCACTGCGCCCTTCGTAGGCGGCGGCCTGGGGCATTTCTACGCCTACGCGCCGATCAAGATCGAATACGCGATCGACCGCTACGCCATGGAAACCAAACGCCAATTGCATGTGCTGGACACGCACCTGGCCGCCCATGAATACCTGGCCGGCGATCAGTACACCATCGCGGACATGGCCGTCTGGCCGTGGCATCCGGGCAGCCTGTTCGGCGTGTATGGCACCGCCGAGTTCCTCGCCGTCGAGCAATACACCCACCTCATGCGCTGGTACAACGCCATTGCCAAACGCCCGGCAGTGATTCGAGGCCGCATCGTCAATCGCACGTCGGGAGCCGCCGGAGAATTCTTGCCTGAGCGCCATGATGCGAGCGATTTTGATGGGTTGATGAAGGAACGGGTGAGCGACTAG